Below is a window of Dromiciops gliroides isolate mDroGli1 chromosome 5, mDroGli1.pri, whole genome shotgun sequence DNA.
GTGCCTCCTTCAAGGCCATTGAGAGGCCCCACAAAGATGACGACACCATCTGGCTAACCTACTGGGTGGTATGTGGCAGTATTGGTCTGGCTGAGTTTTTCCTGGACATCTTCCTTTTCTGGTGCCTCTTCTACTATGTGGGGAAGTGGGCCTTCTTGCTGTGGTGCATGCTTGCAGTGGCCTGTAATGGCTGGCAGAGCCTGTATCATCACCTGATCCACCCCATCTTCCTGAGGCACGAGGCTTCCATGGACAGCCTGGTGACTGACCTGAGCGGGACGAGCCCTGGACACGGCAGCCTATTTGACCCGGGAAGCATCCAAGTCGGGCATGACTCACCTACAGAAGAATAAGTGAAGAGATCACTCCTGAGCCAGAAGCTTCAAATGTCTGGACACCGTCCTCTCAGGCCCTTCAGCATCAGGGACGATGACCCCTAGTTCTGACTCACATCTAAGCAGCTGACCCCTCCCAGCTGTAGCTCCCCCAACTCTACCCTTGGGTTTTAGGGCATTAGAGAAGCCTCCCCAGGCTGGGAGGTGAGGTCggcatggggggaggggactTCTGCCCATGTAGGTTTCACCAGCACCAGCTCAGGGTCCTGCTGTTGCTTAAGACTGCCTCTAGctccctccacccacccaccacTGGCCTCCCCACAGGACTCTTGATATGTCCTGGCTGTTCCCTGCTGcccatgtatttaaaaaaaaaaaagtccaacacAGGCCAAACTTGTTTGACCTcaaacactgcccccccccaaaagaaccccccaaaacaaacaaaaaacacacatttTTGGTTACCAGATACAAGCCTAGTAGCTGAGTAAAGCCAAAGCCATGAATTAGATGATAGGAGAAACCTGAGTGATATCTCTCAAGAAATTCCTTCCAATTTGAATCAggtcaattcagtaaacatttactgagtacctactatgtgccaggtaataaGCTAGGGAAATGGACCAGAAATATCAAATTAAAATGGTTAATCTCCCTTCAGAAGATCAGAATTCACATGAGGGAGGTAAGTGGTATAGAATAATATATTATTCTATATAACATATTAGAATACTATctaaatcacacacacatatacatgtatatatatatatatatatatataatgaaattatatataataatttgaTGTGAAATGAAGAGGTCAAACTACATAACAGCTTAGGTCCTCTCTACGCTAAATCTATGAGATTATGATCCCCAATATACTACAAagttatgtgtgcatgtatatatgtacatatgtataaacatgtgtatacgaaatatatacatacaatatacatgtataacatgtatatatacatatattatatataatatatgtgtgtgtgtgtgcatgtgtgcgtgtgtatgtgtgtgtgatatattAGGATAACCAAAAGGCATGTAATTATCTACCTGGGAAAATGTAAGGTTGGGCCTGCAGGGATGGggctagaatcacagaatctagaTACTGAGGGATTCCATAGGCTGTTTAGCCCAGTTCATACCAATATAGGATACCTTCTCCAAATCCCTCTTATATAACCTTCACTTGAAGACTTACAATGAAGGAGGATCCAATATCATTATGGCCCAAGGCATTCCATTCCATTGTTAGAAAGTGCTTGCTCTCAATCTCTTTcggtccctccctccccacctctctctttctttccctctctcctccctctccccctcaccccaaacACACTCACTTGCTcactgggtggtacagtgaatagagcacataccctggagtcaagagcacctgagttcagatctcacctcagaaacttgactagctgtgtggccccgggcaagtcacttaaccccaattgccttaaccatctagggccatctctagtcctcctgatatatatcttgccacaggacccagatgcctatggaggagagagtgacacctttcacagccctccatcacttaaatccaattcagtgcaagtcatgacatcctctgatatcatggtcctcttcaagaaggaaggaccacCACCCCACCAACAGTTAGCTCTAGCCCTTCCAACCtacatattcatatttttaatcatttttcccCTCTAGTCTACTGACATATCTTTAAGTAATCATTTGTGTAAGGTTCTGAGAACtcaattccatttaatttttatttgttaatgTTGCTACCTTCCCACAGAAGGTTTAAAACTTTGTATTATGGTcataccccttaactttattttgaagatgacaTCATGGGTCATGTAGAtgacaaagtggacaaagcaccagctgtggaCCCAGGAGAACCCAAGGCCCCATCTGGCACCAgtcataagccaccccaccctgcctgctccacaaaaaacaaggataaacaaaaaaaaaattctttacagatatcatcccttcatattcaattcacacctgtgccctctaagtatattcctttcagctgccttaataccgagaaagatcttatgagttaggaatattatcttcccatgtaggaatgtaaacagtttaatcttttaatatccttcataatttctttttcctatttacctttttatgattctctagggacttgtatttgaaagtcaaatttcctattcagtttaggtcttttcatcacaaatgactgaaagtcctctttttcattgaagtcccattttttcccctgggtaTGTAATTCTTGTCTGTAGTTCCAGATCCTTcaccctctgtaatatcatattccacgcactccagtcttttaatgtagatgtcACTATAtcctgttttagccttattggagctccacagtatttgaatttcttttttctagctgcttgcaatattttctccttgacctgggagctcctGGAGTTTGGCCATAATactcctggaggttttcattttgggatttctttcaggaggtgattggtagattctttcaatttctattttatcttctgcttctagaatatcagggcaattttccctgacaatttcttggaggatggtatctaagcttttattttggtcatgcttttcatgtagtccaatgattttcaaattatttctcctagatctgttttacaggtcaattgtttttccaaggagatattttatgtcaccctctatttttttaattcatttggatttgctttactgtgtcttggtttctcataacatCACTAGTTTacctttgttcaatcctaattcttaggcaattaattttcttgagagagcttttctatttcctttccaatttggtttttcaaactgttgacttttttctcatgactttccttcattgttctcatttctctttccattctttcctccagctctctaaatcttccttctatctctcctactttctcttcaaagtctcttttgaatgcttccatgacctgagaccaattcatatttttcttggaagctttggatgttggaatttgactttgttattatattcttcttctgagggtgtattctggtctacctttcccccaaagaagttttcaatggtctgctgctttctctgcctgctcatcttgaccacctatttcttggctcttaagtccttcttaaagtgtattgcTGCTTCCAGGAAACATTATCCTGAACTACAGCATGTCCTAGGGGGTGATTGGGCTGCTTCTCAGCCTGcttggcctgtgagtaaccacagccactttctctttgactggGAAACAGAAGTGTGATTGAACTCTGACTCTCTATGATTGGAAatttggtgtgcctgtgcccctcttcTACTggaccaccaccactcaattcagcctactggttcagaaccagggtgctttaccccaactctagcagagactgcctctacttcaccctggcctaccaccaaaccccctcactaGTCCACAGTCAGAGCCTCAGATGAAAATGCTGGTGctgaagcactgtctgttcctggctgggtctggactatTCAGCCTGATTAGCaggctttgctttgtttttatctttttttccttcttgagtgGCCAGAATTGGAGAAGTCAGGGTTATTTGGCTACATATacttctctgcctttcctttaATCCTTCTTTCAGTCTATAGCCTTTCAAAAATGTGACTCCCTCGGGTATTCTGcaaagtgtttgtttgttttccccaaatCCCCAGTTTCTTGAACTGATCCTCCTGGAACAGTAATCAGAGGTTACTATCAATATTTACCTTTAAGGCAGGAGAAAGACAATCTTATACAATTGATAGAGATTGACTGGGAATGGGGTGGGGTAGATTTAGGAGTTCTAGTGTACACACTCATTGAGCCATGtgtaatgaaaaggaagaaaggaaagaaacaagcatttattcaacatctactatgtaccaggcactgtgttaagtgccttATAAATATGATCActttggatcctcacaataaccttgggaggtaggtgatattattattcctattttacaaatgaggaaactgagggacagaaaggttaagtaactagccGAGAGTCACAAGGCTAGGaaatacctgaggctggatttgaactcaggtctttgtgactccagaccTCGTGCTCGACCCACTGTACAACCTCACTGCCAAAATTCGGCTGACAAAAAAGCCAGTGACATCTTCATTTGCATTAAGGGTGATGTGCTAGCttccagaaagaagaaaataatgtcttttgttgtggttgttgatGACAATAATGTttgttgttgctactgctgctgctgcttttgtggCTATCGCTATTGTTGAAAAGCAACAGAGTGGAGTAGTGGGAGAGAGGCATCTTTAAAGGCAGTAAGCCCTAGGTTAAGGCCTGCTTCTGGCTCATACTGGCTGTATGAGTTTGGATGATCTCTTCacatccctgggcctcattttccttccctaTACAATCAGTTGCTGGTCCTGATgaacttttaatttctttttacctTTAACCCCATAATCCTAATACCCAACTCTTTGTGCTGGGATGCAATTTCCATGGATCTAcccaatatattatatatatatatatatatatatatatatgagagagagatcGCTATC
It encodes the following:
- the LOC122729337 gene encoding receptor expression-enhancing protein 6-like; translation: MGSLRQHFQRFLEQKNIVTYVLEKLEEISSIKKYYLAIGTITFWALYLLFGCGVSLLCSLIGFIDPACASFKAIERPHKDDDTIWLTYWVVCGSIGLAEFFLDIFLFWCLFYYVGKWAFLLWCMLAVACNGWQSLYHHLIHPIFLRHEASMDSLVTDLSGTSPGHGSLFDPGSIQVGHDSPTEE